From Deinococcus multiflagellatus, the proteins below share one genomic window:
- a CDS encoding heavy metal translocating P-type ATPase encodes MTLPLPAAQRPTSAPSHLHLDPHLRRAALLTALTLVGLVVGLLGEFVLRRPEVAGLGFAAAYLAGGLPAAREAAHALIRERKLDVDLLMVLAALGAASIGQAADGAVLLFLFSLSNTLQDWAMGRTKGAIEALMNLNPEGATVRREGREQWCALGEIRVGDLLIVRPGERIAADARVLSGQTSVDESPMTGESVPVDKSVGMTLASGTVNLNGSVVAEVVRPAGESTLARLVALMEQAQTQKSRAETLGERWESPYATVVLLGTPLVFAGLHLGAQVPLAEAWARAMTFMVVASPCAVVISTPAVMLSAMAAAARAGVLFKSSAALDTLARVQTIAFDKTGTLTEGRMRVTEVAAPDDTAALALAAGLEAHSEHPIAQAIVEAARQRGVCPRSVSAAQAVPGHGIEAQTAEGARAWAGNRRMADRIGAALPAHLSAALDALAQRGSSSVIVGVGPQVLGVIGVADTPRPGVRQALAELRGSGAARLVMLTGDRREVAQAVAQDTGVDDFRAELLPEDKLRLIAELPAPVAMVGDGVNDAPALARADLGVAVASGTDVAIASADVVLMRSDLGKLAGAVRLARAARRTVALNLTFAFGVMVVVAPLAVAGQVPLPLGVLAHEGGTVFVVFMGLRLLRLRL; translated from the coding sequence ATGACCCTGCCCCTGCCCGCTGCCCAGCGCCCGACCTCGGCCCCCAGCCACCTGCACCTTGATCCACACCTGCGGCGCGCCGCCCTGCTGACGGCCCTGACCCTTGTTGGGCTGGTGGTTGGCCTGCTGGGCGAATTTGTGCTGCGCCGCCCGGAGGTGGCTGGACTGGGCTTTGCGGCGGCGTACCTCGCTGGCGGCCTTCCTGCCGCGCGCGAAGCCGCGCACGCCCTGATCCGGGAGCGCAAACTGGACGTTGACCTGCTCATGGTGCTGGCGGCGCTGGGGGCGGCCAGCATTGGGCAAGCGGCAGACGGCGCTGTTCTCCTGTTCCTCTTTAGCCTGAGTAACACGCTGCAGGACTGGGCCATGGGCCGCACCAAGGGCGCCATTGAAGCCCTGATGAACCTGAACCCCGAGGGCGCCACGGTGCGCCGTGAAGGCCGCGAGCAGTGGTGCGCGCTGGGCGAGATCCGGGTGGGCGACCTGCTGATCGTGCGCCCAGGCGAGCGCATTGCCGCCGACGCCCGCGTGCTGAGTGGGCAGACCAGCGTGGACGAGAGCCCGATGACCGGCGAGAGCGTGCCCGTGGACAAAAGCGTGGGCATGACCCTGGCCAGCGGCACCGTGAACCTCAACGGCAGCGTGGTGGCGGAGGTGGTGCGCCCGGCCGGCGAGAGCACGCTGGCGCGGCTGGTGGCCCTGATGGAGCAGGCCCAGACGCAAAAAAGCCGCGCCGAAACCCTGGGCGAGCGCTGGGAAAGCCCCTACGCCACGGTGGTGCTGCTGGGCACGCCCCTGGTCTTTGCCGGGCTGCATCTGGGCGCTCAGGTGCCGCTGGCCGAAGCCTGGGCACGGGCCATGACCTTTATGGTGGTGGCCAGCCCCTGCGCGGTGGTGATCTCCACGCCAGCGGTGATGCTCAGCGCCATGGCGGCGGCGGCGCGCGCCGGGGTGCTGTTTAAAAGCAGCGCGGCCCTGGACACCCTGGCCAGGGTGCAGACCATTGCGTTTGACAAGACCGGCACCCTGACCGAAGGCCGCATGCGCGTGACCGAGGTGGCCGCGCCGGACGACACCGCAGCCCTGGCCCTGGCGGCGGGTCTGGAGGCCCACAGCGAACACCCCATTGCGCAGGCCATCGTGGAGGCGGCGCGCCAGCGGGGGGTGTGCCCCCGATCTGTCAGCGCCGCCCAGGCGGTCCCTGGGCACGGCATTGAGGCCCAGACCGCCGAAGGCGCGCGTGCCTGGGCGGGCAACCGCCGCATGGCGGACCGGATCGGCGCGGCCCTGCCTGCCCACCTCAGTGCGGCGCTGGACGCACTGGCGCAGCGGGGCAGCAGCAGCGTGATTGTGGGGGTGGGCCCGCAGGTGCTGGGGGTGATCGGGGTGGCCGATACCCCCCGCCCCGGCGTGCGCCAGGCCCTGGCCGAGTTGCGCGGCAGCGGCGCGGCGCGGCTCGTGATGCTCACGGGTGACCGGCGCGAGGTGGCGCAGGCGGTGGCCCAGGATACGGGCGTCGATGACTTCCGCGCGGAACTGCTGCCCGAGGACAAACTGCGCCTGATTGCTGAGCTGCCTGCGCCCGTGGCCATGGTGGGCGACGGGGTCAATGACGCCCCCGCCCTGGCCCGCGCCGACCTGGGGGTGGCGGTGGCCAGCGGCACCGATGTGGCCATCGCCAGCGCCGACGTGGTGTTGATGCGCAGCGACCTGGGCAAGCTGGCCGGGGCCGTGCGGTTGGCGCGGGCCGCCCGGCGCACGGTGGCCCTGAACCTGACCTTTGCGTTTGGGGTGATGGTGGTGGTGGCGCCGCTGGCGGTGGCCGGGCAGGTGCCCCTGCCCCTGGGCGTGCTGGCGCACGAGGGCGGCACCGTGTTCGTGGTGTTCATGGGGCTGCGACTGCTGCGCCTGCGCCTGTAA